A single Bdellovibrio bacteriovorus DNA region contains:
- the gspE gene encoding type II secretion system ATPase GspE, producing MASVDIQTILSKATSLSQDQIRSVLNNPSVVRPVTVGEALAAKEFSTADEVVADLCKELGLDFIRDIPVSDIAVDLIRDLPINYAKQHNVLPYKEESETLIALTSNPVNLKALDDLKVLFGKRVRPLVTTTSRIQDAINKVYEKSTANLSGLDEIEEEDYDLDDPIVDLLEAGEDDAPVIKMVNSLLFRAVKEKASDIHIEPYEKDMVVRFRMDGILFDVFKPPKKLQNAITSRIKVMANLNIAEKRLPQDGRIPLKVGGKDIDIRLSTVPTAHGERLVMRIQDRSSIVLELQQLGFSTENLDRLDDLLARSYGIFLVTGPTGSGKSTTLYGALSKLNKPDVNILTVEDPVEQRIHGIGQVQVNSKIGLTFAAGLRSFLRQDPDIIMVGEIRDLETAELAIQASLTGHLVLSTLHTNDSAGAFPRLIDFGVEPFLIATSIQGVVAQRLVRVLCPHCKAPYEPSDFELQTIGVTREEAKNSHICRAMGCNHCGQKGYSGRTTISELLIVTDDVRSLIMQRKDGNSIKKQAVANGMKTFRDHGVQKVLAGITTIEELASNTQLDI from the coding sequence ATGGCCTCCGTGGATATTCAAACGATACTGTCAAAAGCGACCTCCCTGTCACAGGACCAAATCCGTTCTGTGCTTAACAATCCCTCGGTGGTGAGACCCGTCACCGTGGGCGAGGCTTTGGCAGCGAAAGAATTTTCCACGGCGGATGAAGTGGTCGCCGATCTGTGTAAGGAATTGGGCTTGGATTTTATCCGCGACATTCCAGTCAGTGATATCGCCGTCGACTTGATCCGTGATCTTCCTATCAACTACGCAAAACAACACAATGTTCTTCCGTACAAAGAAGAATCTGAAACGCTGATTGCGTTAACCAGCAATCCGGTGAATTTAAAAGCGCTTGATGATTTGAAAGTTCTTTTCGGTAAACGCGTTCGTCCCCTAGTGACAACGACAAGCCGTATTCAAGATGCGATCAATAAAGTTTACGAAAAAAGCACGGCGAATCTTTCGGGCCTTGATGAAATCGAAGAAGAAGATTACGACCTCGACGATCCTATCGTCGACCTTCTTGAAGCGGGCGAAGATGATGCGCCGGTGATCAAGATGGTGAATAGCCTTCTATTCCGTGCCGTGAAAGAAAAAGCTTCTGATATCCATATCGAACCTTATGAAAAAGACATGGTCGTGCGCTTTCGCATGGACGGTATTTTGTTCGACGTCTTTAAACCACCTAAGAAACTTCAAAACGCGATCACGTCCCGCATCAAAGTTATGGCGAACTTGAATATCGCGGAAAAACGTCTGCCTCAAGACGGTCGTATTCCTTTGAAAGTCGGCGGTAAAGATATCGATATCCGTCTTTCTACGGTGCCCACCGCTCACGGTGAGCGTCTGGTGATGCGTATTCAAGATAGATCGAGCATCGTTCTAGAACTTCAACAACTAGGTTTCTCGACAGAGAACTTAGATCGTTTGGATGACCTTTTAGCGCGCTCTTACGGGATCTTTCTAGTCACCGGCCCCACGGGTTCCGGTAAGTCGACAACTTTGTATGGAGCTCTTTCAAAATTAAACAAACCTGACGTAAACATTTTGACAGTGGAAGATCCGGTGGAGCAACGTATCCACGGGATTGGTCAGGTGCAAGTGAACTCTAAAATCGGATTAACCTTTGCCGCGGGATTAAGATCTTTCCTTCGTCAAGACCCTGACATCATCATGGTCGGTGAGATTCGTGACTTGGAAACAGCCGAACTTGCGATCCAAGCGTCATTAACAGGTCACTTGGTTTTATCTACTCTGCATACGAATGACTCTGCCGGTGCCTTCCCCCGTTTGATTGACTTCGGCGTAGAGCCTTTCTTGATCGCGACATCGATTCAAGGTGTTGTCGCTCAACGTCTGGTGCGTGTTCTTTGCCCGCACTGTAAAGCGCCTTATGAGCCTTCTGATTTCGAACTGCAAACAATTGGTGTGACTCGCGAAGAAGCGAAAAATTCGCACATCTGCCGCGCGATGGGTTGCAACCATTGCGGTCAGAAAGGTTACTCAGGCCGTACGACGATCAGTGAACTATTGATTGTCACTGACGATGTCCGCTCTTTGATCATGCAACGTAAAGATGGTAACTCAATTAAGAAGCAAGCTGTCGCCAATGGTATGAAAACCTTCCGCGATCACGGGGTCCAAAAGGTCCTTGCGGGGATCACTACTATTGAAGAACTTGCTTCCAATACGCAATTGGATATTTAA